One Xyrauchen texanus isolate HMW12.3.18 chromosome 26, RBS_HiC_50CHRs, whole genome shotgun sequence genomic window, CCCTTTTCAGCGTTCCACGCTTCTGTGCTTTGCCTCTTAACCTCCGGTTTTcattgaagctactgagaagatTCAATCAAAATGAATTACTTGTGGGagcacaaaaaagtatttttaaccaagagttgatggtgtgGATCTACACCACCCCTCTACTAAGTGAAAAAATTAGTGAGGTGTTTTTCTGTCACTTTAAATTAGGGGTGCAACGATCGCAATTGGCCGATATTCGTCTTAAATCCGTGATCGGCCTTTTGTGCCTAGAATCAGGgctgatcttttttgcagcatgcagggaatcacacatacactgttaATCTAATAAATGACTGcttgctcagcccttgaagcatttGAAGCATGACAGAGTGGCCTTTGGAGGATGAGTTATTGGCAgttctaagcattcacaaatttaaactttcagataaTAAATCATAGATATTGATGATTTCTCTCATTGGTGCAgatttagagcttgtaatggatatacagttgaagtcagaagtttacatgcatcttagccaaatacatttaactcAACCGTTACTACATTTTTCTCTTTTGATCTGATTCCGATATCTGAACTCTCTGTATTggccgatccgataccagtgtttttgttttttgcataatcagattagattagattTACATTATTGTGTAGAACTATTTGGTGTagtctttaatatgtaaagaaacacaaacctctaacttcacatttttcaacagaaatgtatagcttattaagaaaaactgtaTTAACTCATCTACTGGATAGTGTAgctgcaaaattaacagtaattccagtctgtATTCAGTAGAaaagtctttttattttattttttttgcacacaaaaaaaaatgtaaaaaaatttggtATCTGGAtgttaaaggattcagatctattTTTTGTTCAATTAAGTTCTAAGATATCAGTTCACTTctcattgacttttttttttttttacccattccACTTAAATTTGTtaacataataattaattattattattactattattatttacttttagaattttaaatataacagtaatattctcaatcatgcacctttaactttaaaaacctctggcttttattttgacattctgaactctccaggaagtcctgtatgtctctttgtaggcaagttcacagtaatttaattagcttcttattaaATTTCTGCTAAAATGCACCTCCAATGcctttctaaatgcatattataagtgaaccgaactattgagcatctacatctgacaTGTTGTTCGTCAGTATCGCTCAAATATTGCACTacacgtgaaggctaaaaatagagCAGCACTATTCAATAATCTTGCATTCACGTACAACGCAAAGAGAATTTTCGCCTCTCATTGCTcgtgcgagtttgaccgctgggttataaatttgtgtttaaacttgcgtttGCACGAGTAAAGTGAACCCTaaagtattcccccttctcttccggaaaaggacaggaggaggggcttctatgactttgttcatagtaaagtacaaccaatagctggaatcaagtagatgcgcatattttcagaacttaccaggtagtccaacttcctcgctcactttcctccaagcagtGTCTTTTTCGTCCAGTCTCTGTAAATGAATGACGTGTCATACAATTCCAGGTGCCCACACACcactacaacaattttttcatacatttttccagaATTCTTTTGCTACTACGTCAGTAGTAATTTCTTGCTCTAGTTTAAACATTTCCACTGCATAGTACAACTctactcgactctgctcacttttttggggttttccactgtggatagtacctggtacctgactttttttagtaccacctcggtcaaggttccaagcgagccgagccgatattaaatgtgacgtcaaaataaCTGATTGGTCGGGgtgaatcgtcactaccagcgtcactggatttccgacacgtggcatcaacctgctagttttaaagttggcGAAAGTGATAACAGTGTAATTTGTTCACGTGAAAAAGTGCCACTTGTGAAAAGACCACGCCGTGTttaataaacgaggtgcagacggtccacttgttagcgatgaacgaaaaagtctctcaccAAGtgtcagctgttggccacacactgctaccaccagacctaccaacagtgtaggagaAAGTAAAaaactcagccacgatggaggatggtacattttgttatgttaactctatactctgcttgaaagcttcactttatttagttgactagTGTATAAAAAGTTGACCATGCAACAACCGCTTAATGCAGCACAAttgctaacagctagtggttgtgttattgatttggtcagtttgtgtcacgtttaagatgatgtcacggcagtagaggcagtgcaactatgacgatcatcccacccacattgaggggcactaaactgcagtggaaatgcaagctcagaaaagttaaGCGAGTAGTGTTGAGGcaagtcgaaccataacgtgcagtggacaAGTGTCTTTTGTGATACACAGCgctattgcacatcttcaagtggctttgaataaaatgctcgggtcatatgaactacttcagtggggtttttatgtcatttttggagcttgatagaaaCGAACATGATTAACACTGGGGTTGGGAACTGAGAAAcggttccattctttaaaaaaaaaaaaaaaaaaacggaatcCTATGATCTTCGTGACTTTTGGTTCAGTTAACGGTTCTCCAGCTTGCAGTTTTCCACCGATGTGGATGGAACACCAGCGCTGCCCGCTACTGACTCCTACCAGTGTATTTAATTCCCGATCTAACGAGTCTCAAGCCGACTCTttttacagtgtgaaacatgcGCTTCCGTTACAGTTCGAGTCCAGAAAGAACCATccaaatgagccggttcttttgaatctacaacgtGAAACATGCCCTTCCGTTACAGTTCGATTCCAGAAAGAACCattctaatgagctggttcttttgaatctacagcatgaaacatacagtgcttCCAGTAAAAAGTAATCTTATACTGATTTGCAAGTTATGATTGTCCAGCTcgaaattaaataagaactgttgaagtctTGCAAGCCTCGAAGTACAAAATTAGGCTACATaagtctaaactgtctctggaactgttactgttTACTTAATGATGACCTGTGTCTCTATTaaatcaagcagtgcagttaTTGACttgttgttcatatgacaatggtTAAAGATATAAGTTTGGTTGTAttaagtggaattttataaattaagaaattaattaatgaaatatgcCATTTCGTGTTGGTCtagatttctttatttaaaatagagtAAGGATCTATTATTGGATTGAATTTATGTCTCAAAATATGCAAACACTCCTTTTACAAGaactgtattaaatgtattttgttatctGCTCTACAAATctgaaattatctcattatttggtaacagacaTTAGAGGGTAGTAAATGCAGTAAGAATTGGATTTCTAAATAAttcttacaaaaaaaaagtacttaaaaaattacttgaatcgtTAAGAGGAACCGTGCATAAGGTGAAtagatggaatacatggatttgtatgtttaaaaaaaattataataatttgatcaaaattaagaaaacaattatattggtaaaatgtatattttcataaagTACCTAGTTAGACGGTCCCCtacataattaacagcattagctttAAAGTCATTTCTTTCATATGTTGAATAACTGAAGTATACCCATATGCATCAATATTAGAATTGAATCTAAACTAATTGAGAACTTGTGAATCTGAATCAAATCCGGAAAATCTAtagcaatacccagccctaatgtcAAATCTTGTTATGAAAGTCTGCTGCTGGTATATCGCATTGTTCATTCAATTTGTTCCTCAGGCTGAAAAGAATGCATTTGTTGTGGCCAACCTTGGGGCCCTAATGCGACAGCATGTTCTGTGGAGGACTACCAATCCCCTCATTCGACCTTTCTACCCAGTCAGTTGTAATGGCAGCCCTGTAGTTATTGAACTCCTGTCTGCACTCGGTGTTGGTTTTGTCTGTGCAAATAAGGTATGGTCTTAAATTGACCTGTTTTACTCTTTCCTTCTTCACTGATGTTCTTGCAGACATTCGAGACATTTGTAAACACATATCTTGAAGAGTCCCTTAGATTTTGTGGTGCATCGTCTTATAGAAAATTATTTACTCTTTTCAGGCTGAAACCAACTTAGTGCTCGATCATGATGTCCCTCCTGAGAATATCATCCTGTCTGGAGTATGCAAGCAGCTCTCACTCATTAAGCATGCGGCCAAGAATGGCATTAACTATCTGGTATGTGAAAATGAGGTAGAGCTTCGCAAAATTGCCCGCGCCCATCCTGAAGCCAAGTAAGTGCTAAAAACAATTTTAGATGTTTACTGTTTTTAGTAGGGTGAAAATAAAGTTAGAAGAATATTCTTCTTTCTCTTTATACACTTGTCTTGATTAACAGGCTTTTGTTGCAAGTGTTTACTGAAGCACAGGTGGAAGAGGCAAGTGTGACCATTGGCTGTTCACTGAAGGGCTGCAAGCACCTTTTGGAAATGGCCAAGGAGTTGAGCGTAGATGTGGTTGGAGTTACGTAAGTGAAGGGATTTCAGGGTCAACATAAAATCTCTAATTCACTATATCCTTTTAAGAGTTTTAAGATGTGCTGCTGTTTCTGCAGGTTCCAGGTACCGGTTTCATGCAGAGATCCCCAGGCATACACCCATGCACTGTCAGATGCTCGCTGCATCTTTGACATGGGGGTGAGTGGGTATAAATTGCCATTATACTGCCAGAATGTAGTCTTGAAAATCATTAAGAGAATTTTAACTCTTTAAGGAATTTAAATCTGCTTAGTCTTCCTTGTGTTATTCCACAGAAGGAACTAGGCTTCGACATGAAGATTCTGGATATTGGTGGTGGATTCAGCGGTACTGAGTTTCAGTTGAAACAGGTACGTCGagcttgtttcatttgttttactCTTTTTGAATATGAAATATTGACAAATCTCAAAAGCCTatcttttttatgtgttttttcagATACATTCTAATGTCAGACCACTCCTTGAGGCCTATTTCCCCTATGTGTCTGGAGTGAACGTTATTGCTGAACCAGGACATTTCTATATGTTTTCCTCCTTCACCCTGGCTGTCAATGTTATTGGCAAGAAAGCAGTATACCAGGACCTTCATGGTGAGTACCATTCCATTTTATTTCTACTCTTTAGATGGTCCTCTCTCATCACATTTTCATATAGAATGAATGCGTCTTGAAGTGCATTtaagaaatatattattatttctgtagtTGAGCTTCAGGTGTAAAAGAGGCTcttaggccttgttcagactgccactaaaaatctgattttttgcatatccagatgagtttttgatagtctggacagcaaaaaaacacatgaaatcagatttttccaaatctgattcaaaccacatcgggaggtggtttcaGATGCAattgaaatatgatttttttcagatgcgtctcagtccggacGCTCTGGCTGCTCATTTCGGATTTCACatggtcttttgcgtcactcttaacGTGACACACAGCGATGAcgtcaaaaatcggtgactgcagcacggaacatcacaatatttaccagtctccagaggagttctgcaccgcgactggacagggcacttatttggagagcgagatgatgcacctccatttttcccgcatctgttttgaaagcatcgtcacgtggtTATGCCTACGTctttaccaaagcaacccatgcagataggttggttatgtctgaacgcgcaaatctgatttgatcacttgcaattaatagtgcggacagtctgcctgaaaagatctgatttgagaaaaaaatctgatttgcctgctgTCTGAACATAGCCTTATACTTTGTGTTGAAGTGGCACTTTCTTTGCCATTAACCTATTTTCTTAATGTGTCTTTTGCACTTTCAGATGAGCTGACCCTAAATGATGAGCCAGAATTTCTGTATTATATGAATGATGGTGTTTATGGATCTTTTGTGGGGAAGTTGTTTGGAAATATAATCACTGCACCTTCTGTGCCCAAGGTAAATAACACGTGTACCACCATAAACAATACTT contains:
- the LOC127620119 gene encoding antizyme inhibitor 1-like, whose protein sequence is MKGFVDAPNYIIEVIEEGKTLDDVVDNHIYEQNLAEKNAFVVANLGALMRQHVLWRTTNPLIRPFYPVSCNGSPVVIELLSALGVGFVCANKAETNLVLDHDVPPENIILSGVCKQLSLIKHAAKNGINYLVCENEVELRKIARAHPEAKLLLQVFTEAQVEEASVTIGCSLKGCKHLLEMAKELSVDVVGVTFQVPVSCRDPQAYTHALSDARCIFDMGKELGFDMKILDIGGGFSGTEFQLKQIHSNVRPLLEAYFPYVSGVNVIAEPGHFYMFSSFTLAVNVIGKKAVYQDLHDELTLNDEPEFLYYMNDGVYGSFVGKLFGNIITAPSVPKMSLTLDEPVFPSSLWGPSCDALDQVVEHCLLPELSVGDWLIFSNMGASSQEGPATLSGTDQPPVYYTISTDDWFKMQEAGISLDDTMKNFSLVQYGL